One Polyangia bacterium genomic window carries:
- a CDS encoding universal stress protein, producing MVDVLKPVSGHAVFLLFLQLALLIAVARLGAETAKRLGFPAVVGELSAGIILGQRVLWPFGEAPPADNTQKIAALKALAKCRLAPEPREITGASVAGAICDEAGRGYDLVVVGSGPGPAIGGSIVEDVVAGAPCHVAIMKAPAPPTAAFKNILVPVDGSLASRSAVELALRYAEAAGAALSLAVLTERRPQAAGYADISGTHSPDSQTTSTAELQRISVVFRASNLRPTILHLVYDPGSSAITQAVERGGYDLVVLGAENRAIQHRLFFGYENERLIRATRVPVLVVVPNLAKLAR from the coding sequence ATGGTCGACGTTCTCAAACCGGTGAGCGGGCACGCCGTCTTCCTGCTGTTCTTGCAGCTGGCGCTGCTGATCGCTGTGGCCCGTCTGGGCGCCGAGACGGCCAAGCGCCTGGGCTTCCCCGCGGTGGTCGGCGAGCTGTCGGCCGGAATCATACTGGGGCAGCGGGTGCTGTGGCCGTTCGGAGAAGCGCCGCCCGCCGACAACACCCAGAAGATCGCCGCCCTGAAAGCCCTGGCCAAGTGCCGCTTGGCGCCCGAGCCGCGCGAGATCACCGGCGCCAGCGTGGCGGGCGCCATCTGCGACGAGGCGGGGCGCGGCTATGATCTGGTGGTGGTGGGCTCGGGCCCGGGCCCGGCCATCGGCGGCAGCATCGTCGAGGACGTGGTGGCGGGCGCGCCGTGCCACGTGGCGATCATGAAGGCGCCCGCGCCACCGACGGCGGCGTTCAAGAACATCTTGGTCCCCGTCGACGGCAGCCTGGCCTCGCGCAGCGCCGTCGAGCTGGCCTTGCGCTATGCCGAGGCGGCGGGCGCCGCGCTGTCGCTGGCGGTGCTGACGGAACGCCGCCCGCAAGCCGCCGGCTACGCCGACATTTCAGGAACGCACTCGCCCGATTCGCAGACCACCAGCACCGCCGAGCTGCAGCGCATCTCCGTGGTGTTTCGGGCCTCGAATCTGCGGCCCACGATTTTACATCTGGTTTACGACCCGGGTTCCAGCGCCATCACCCAGGCCGTCGAGCGCGGCGGCTATGATCTGGTGGTCCTGGGCGCAGAGAACCGGGCCATCCAGCACCGACTGTTCTTCGGTTACGAAAACGAACGGCTGATCCGCGCCACCCGCGTGCCGGTGCTGGTGGTGGTGCCGAACCTGGCCAAGCTGGCGCGATGA
- a CDS encoding glucokinase has translation MIVLAGDIGGTNTRLALIDGKAGDAGRKLTFGVVAEQTYPSASHPSLDAIAEIFLADKAKGASIERACFGIAGPVENNICRATNLPWVIDGRAIGQKLGIPRVTLVNDFYAAALGVTAVSSDFLVPMGGGPPADRGPIAVLGAGTGLGQAFLVWSASEDRYQVVSSEGGHTDFPARTALEMSLLQYLTTKYGRASCERVLSGQGLVDIFGFLAQEPACQSLLRPDTTAALGDRGPGNDPAAAISQRALAGSDPICELALAIFCQVLGAVSGNLALTLLATGGVFVAGGIAPRILAYLQKGGFREAFERKGRLHPLVAKIPAFVVTHPQLGLLGAAKVASGL, from the coding sequence ATGATCGTACTGGCAGGCGACATCGGCGGCACCAACACGCGGCTGGCCTTGATCGACGGCAAGGCGGGCGACGCCGGCCGCAAACTCACCTTTGGCGTGGTCGCCGAACAAACCTACCCTTCCGCCAGCCACCCGTCGTTGGACGCCATCGCCGAGATCTTTCTCGCCGACAAAGCCAAAGGCGCCAGCATCGAACGCGCCTGCTTCGGCATCGCCGGCCCAGTGGAAAACAACATCTGCCGCGCCACCAACCTGCCCTGGGTGATCGACGGGCGGGCCATCGGGCAGAAGCTGGGCATCCCGCGCGTCACGCTGGTCAACGATTTCTATGCCGCCGCCTTGGGCGTCACCGCCGTCTCGTCGGATTTTCTGGTGCCGATGGGTGGCGGCCCGCCGGCCGATCGCGGGCCCATCGCCGTGCTGGGCGCTGGCACGGGCCTGGGCCAGGCGTTTCTGGTCTGGTCGGCCTCCGAGGATCGTTACCAGGTGGTCTCGTCGGAGGGCGGCCACACGGATTTTCCCGCGCGCACCGCCCTGGAGATGTCGTTGTTGCAATACCTGACCACCAAGTACGGCCGCGCCTCGTGCGAGCGCGTGCTGTCGGGCCAGGGCCTGGTCGACATCTTCGGCTTCTTGGCGCAGGAACCAGCCTGTCAGTCGCTGCTCCGTCCTGACACCACCGCGGCGCTGGGCGATCGCGGACCCGGCAATGATCCGGCGGCGGCCATCTCCCAGCGCGCCCTGGCCGGCAGCGATCCGATCTGCGAGCTGGCGCTGGCCATCTTCTGTCAGGTGCTGGGCGCGGTCTCCGGCAATCTGGCGCTGACGTTGCTGGCCACCGGCGGCGTGTTCGTCGCCGGCGGCATCGCCCCGCGGATTCTCGCTTACCTGCAAAAAGGCGGTTTTCGCGAGGCCTTTGAACGCAAGGGCCGCCTGCACCCGCTGGTGGCGAAGATCCCGGCGTTTGTCGTCACGCACCCGCAGCTTGGGTTGCTGGGCGCAGCGAAGGTGGCGTCGGGTCTGTAG
- a CDS encoding glucose-6-phosphate dehydrogenase assembly protein OpcA produces the protein MSASNIERFSRGESITVEVGRIERELAALWQDASRAEAPASDREAHVLREHAALSRAALWNIIVPAHGAESLRWTRELVDEMAPSVPARVIVLCRDADDEHSSGGSGETLRASIGSNVVSRPSGARTVYSEEIILTGRGGAEEHFGALVRALQIPSLPTAIFWIDSTLTETLLTRELLPVSERLVVDTGRCRNVADLRSIERILDLCRLDIADLGWARLDNFRLLFAGLFDPPVGGDPLRSATRVVVRHRPHSLVSGLLLIAWLAGQMKWEMLDSKARPQGQRQLYFRRPNGAGGESDGGGKATETSPLVLVELVPSHDSCGTSGIVAIELTSATGERYAVTRTAQNHAKLEIPIAPARSVKLDSRSTAELCIAAVGPRGRDPLMRRCLTLAARLGERLEPGTTP, from the coding sequence ATGAGCGCCTCGAACATCGAACGGTTCTCGCGCGGGGAGTCCATCACCGTCGAGGTGGGCCGCATCGAACGCGAGCTGGCGGCGCTGTGGCAGGACGCCAGCCGCGCCGAAGCCCCGGCCAGCGACAGGGAGGCCCACGTCCTCCGCGAGCACGCCGCGCTGTCGCGCGCGGCGCTGTGGAACATCATCGTCCCCGCCCACGGCGCCGAGTCGCTGCGCTGGACGCGCGAGCTGGTGGACGAGATGGCCCCGTCGGTGCCGGCCCGGGTGATCGTCTTGTGCCGCGACGCCGACGACGAACACAGCAGCGGCGGCAGCGGCGAAACCTTGCGCGCCAGCATCGGCAGCAACGTGGTGTCGCGGCCCAGCGGCGCGCGCACCGTCTACTCAGAGGAGATCATCCTCACCGGCCGCGGCGGCGCCGAGGAACACTTCGGCGCGCTGGTGCGGGCGCTGCAGATCCCCAGCTTGCCGACGGCGATCTTCTGGATCGACAGCACGCTGACCGAGACGCTGCTGACCCGCGAACTGTTGCCGGTCTCCGAACGCCTGGTGGTCGACACCGGGCGCTGCCGCAACGTTGCCGATCTACGTTCGATCGAACGCATCCTGGACCTGTGCCGCTTGGACATCGCCGATCTCGGCTGGGCGCGGCTGGACAATTTTCGGCTGCTGTTCGCCGGGCTGTTCGATCCGCCGGTGGGCGGGGACCCTCTGCGCTCGGCGACGCGCGTGGTGGTGCGGCACCGGCCGCACAGCCTGGTCAGCGGATTGTTGCTGATCGCCTGGCTGGCCGGGCAGATGAAGTGGGAAATGCTGGACAGCAAGGCGCGCCCGCAGGGCCAGCGACAGCTTTATTTTCGTCGCCCGAATGGCGCCGGCGGCGAGAGCGATGGCGGCGGCAAGGCGACCGAGACGTCACCGCTGGTGCTGGTCGAGCTGGTGCCGTCGCACGACAGCTGCGGCACCAGCGGCATCGTCGCCATCGAGCTGACTTCTGCCACCGGCGAGCGTTACGCGGTCACGCGCACCGCCCAGAACCACGCCAAGCTGGAGATCCCGATCGCGCCGGCGCGCTCGGTGAAGCTGGACTCGCGCAGCACCGCCGAGCTGTGCATCGCCGCCGTTGGCCCGCGTGGCCGCGATCCGCTGATGCGCCGCTGTCTGACGCTGGCCGCCCGCCTCGGCGAACGGCTGGAGCCAGGAACGACGCCGTGA
- the zwf gene encoding glucose-6-phosphate dehydrogenase: MTAPTIPMPNPLREGLEQERIPEPTTMVIFGASGDLTKRKLLPALYSLTRERLLPGRFAVVGYARKPLSDDSFRDEMKKGCDEFARRRPVDPELWSAFARNIFYQEGGYDDPASFIALKKRLDEIEHALGLPGNRVFYLSTPPSSFATVVRNLGLSGLVPRESTETKPERFARVIIEKPFGTDLGTARRLNAEIHETMAEKQIYRIDHYLGKETVQNLLVFRFANGIFEPVWNNRYVDHVQITGAETVGVEGRGGYFEQAGILRDMVQNHLFQVVSLAAMEPSVAFEPDAVRDEKLKVLKALRPIQPSEMDAHIVRAQYGAGSIVGRKVPGYRDEPGVNPTSHIETYVAMKFFIDSWRWAGVPFYLRSAKRMPKRVTEIAIHFKEAPHLLFGGTRGSAIRPNVLAIRIQPDEGISLNFGSKLPGPAMEVAPVTMEFRYGASFGVEPPEAYERLILDCMLGDGTLFTRADEVEASWTWISKIHQFWAEQSARPGAPPLPSYAAGTWGPEAAEHLIDADGRHWRRP, translated from the coding sequence GTGACCGCCCCAACCATTCCCATGCCGAACCCCCTGCGCGAGGGACTCGAACAGGAGCGCATCCCGGAGCCCACCACCATGGTGATCTTCGGCGCCTCCGGCGATCTGACCAAGCGCAAGCTTTTGCCGGCGCTGTACAGCCTCACGCGCGAGCGTTTGCTGCCGGGGCGCTTTGCCGTCGTCGGTTACGCGCGCAAGCCGCTCTCCGACGACAGCTTCCGCGACGAAATGAAAAAAGGCTGCGACGAGTTCGCCCGTCGCCGGCCCGTCGATCCCGAGCTGTGGTCGGCGTTCGCCCGCAACATTTTCTATCAAGAAGGCGGCTACGACGACCCGGCATCGTTCATCGCGCTGAAGAAACGCCTGGACGAGATCGAACACGCCCTCGGTCTGCCCGGCAACCGCGTCTTCTATCTGTCGACGCCGCCGTCGTCGTTCGCCACCGTGGTGCGCAACCTGGGCCTGTCCGGTTTGGTGCCGCGCGAATCCACCGAGACCAAGCCGGAACGATTCGCCCGGGTGATCATCGAAAAACCGTTCGGCACCGATCTTGGCACCGCCCGCCGCCTGAACGCCGAGATCCACGAGACAATGGCCGAAAAACAGATTTACCGCATCGACCATTACCTTGGTAAGGAGACGGTCCAGAACCTTTTGGTCTTCCGGTTCGCCAACGGCATCTTCGAGCCGGTGTGGAACAACCGCTATGTCGACCACGTGCAGATCACCGGCGCCGAGACGGTGGGCGTGGAAGGCCGCGGCGGCTACTTCGAGCAGGCCGGCATCCTGCGCGACATGGTGCAAAACCATCTGTTCCAGGTGGTCAGCCTGGCGGCGATGGAGCCGTCGGTGGCCTTCGAACCGGATGCTGTCCGCGACGAGAAGCTGAAGGTGTTGAAGGCGCTGCGCCCGATCCAACCGAGCGAGATGGACGCCCACATCGTGCGCGCCCAGTACGGCGCGGGCTCCATCGTCGGGCGCAAGGTACCAGGCTACCGGGATGAACCGGGCGTCAACCCCACCTCGCACATCGAGACCTACGTGGCGATGAAGTTCTTCATCGATTCGTGGCGTTGGGCAGGCGTGCCGTTCTATCTGCGCTCGGCCAAGCGCATGCCCAAACGAGTCACCGAGATCGCCATCCACTTCAAAGAAGCGCCGCATTTGCTGTTCGGCGGAACCCGCGGCAGCGCCATTCGTCCCAACGTGCTGGCCATCCGCATTCAACCCGACGAAGGGATCTCGCTGAACTTCGGCTCGAAGCTGCCTGGGCCGGCCATGGAGGTGGCGCCGGTGACCATGGAGTTCCGTTACGGCGCCTCGTTCGGCGTCGAGCCGCCCGAGGCGTACGAACGGCTGATCCTGGACTGCATGCTGGGCGACGGCACGCTGTTCACCCGCGCCGACGAGGTGGAGGCAAGCTGGACCTGGATCTCCAAGATTCACCAGTTCTGGGCCGAGCAGTCGGCGCGGCCGGGCGCGCCTCCGTTGCCCAGCTATGCTGCCGGCACCTGGGGACCGGAAGCCGCCGAACACTTGATCGACGCCGACGGACGGCACTGGCGGCGGCCATGA
- the cbiR gene encoding cobamide remodeling phosphodiesterase CbiR, protein MMAPKPSLLLPPPLFRLGATSFVFPAGWADNVERLCVETPVRDVELLFFEAERPEQLPDAAECARLRALKDRHQLSYTLHTPLGASLASVDAGRRAEALALVRRCLEVARPLQPERIVVHVYLGDQEHDPAPPPDLDAWRARAAEALAAILALGVPPRALCVETIDYDFALLAPVIDALDLSVALDVGHQLRDGRDELALLERWLPRTGVIQWHGVEPGGRDHRSIAHCPRHRSLALLRALRRAGFAGALTLEVFRPDDLRSSLVELEALTAALEGEG, encoded by the coding sequence ATGATGGCGCCGAAGCCGTCGCTGCTGCTGCCGCCGCCGCTGTTTCGTCTGGGCGCGACGTCGTTCGTTTTTCCCGCCGGCTGGGCGGACAACGTCGAGCGCCTGTGCGTCGAGACGCCGGTGCGCGACGTCGAACTGTTGTTCTTCGAAGCCGAGCGTCCCGAGCAGCTGCCCGACGCGGCCGAATGCGCGCGGCTTCGGGCGCTCAAGGATCGCCATCAGCTTTCGTACACGCTGCACACGCCGCTTGGGGCCAGCCTGGCTTCGGTCGACGCCGGACGGCGTGCCGAAGCGCTGGCCCTGGTGCGCCGCTGTCTGGAGGTGGCGCGGCCCCTGCAGCCCGAGCGGATCGTGGTCCACGTCTACCTCGGCGACCAGGAGCACGATCCGGCGCCGCCGCCCGATCTCGACGCCTGGCGCGCCCGGGCGGCCGAGGCGCTGGCGGCGATCCTCGCGCTGGGCGTGCCGCCGCGCGCGCTGTGCGTGGAGACCATCGATTACGACTTCGCCCTGCTGGCCCCGGTGATCGACGCGCTGGATCTGTCGGTTGCCCTGGACGTCGGACACCAGCTGCGCGACGGGCGTGACGAGCTGGCCTTGCTCGAGCGTTGGCTGCCGCGCACCGGCGTCATCCAATGGCACGGCGTCGAGCCGGGCGGACGCGACCATCGTTCGATCGCTCACTGTCCACGGCATCGCTCGCTGGCGCTGTTGCGGGCGCTGCGCCGGGCGGGTTTTGCCGGCGCTCTGACGCTGGAGGTATTTCGACCGGATGATCTGCGTTCATCGCTGGTGGAGCTCGAAGCGCTGACCGCGGCGCTGGAAGGCGAGGGCTGA
- the pgl gene encoding 6-phosphogluconolactonase produces MSKPTVVVCNDLPALSREAARLVRSSAAAAIEARQRWSLALAGGSTPRMLYELLAAPADPLDTIDWSRAQLFFGDERTVPPEHRDSNYGMARQSLLSRAPIAAANVHRMKGEAADLDAAAIEYEGQVRQFTESAEGVLDLAILGMGADGHTASLFPGTTALDERQRLCVPVTVEKLGTRRLTLTYPVFLRARAVLFLIAGADKADPLRAVLDGPERPRDLPSQVIIRRPAGSVSILCDRTAADGLGPR; encoded by the coding sequence GTGAGCAAACCGACCGTGGTGGTCTGCAACGATCTGCCGGCGCTGTCGCGCGAGGCGGCGCGGCTGGTGCGCAGTTCGGCGGCCGCCGCCATCGAAGCCCGCCAGCGCTGGTCGCTGGCGCTGGCCGGTGGTTCCACGCCGCGCATGCTGTACGAGCTTTTGGCCGCGCCGGCCGATCCGTTGGACACCATCGATTGGTCGCGGGCGCAGCTCTTCTTCGGCGACGAGCGGACCGTTCCCCCCGAGCACCGCGACTCGAACTATGGGATGGCTCGTCAGTCGCTGTTGTCGCGAGCGCCCATTGCAGCGGCCAACGTTCACCGGATGAAAGGCGAGGCCGCCGATCTGGACGCCGCCGCCATCGAATACGAAGGGCAGGTGCGCCAGTTCACGGAGAGCGCGGAGGGCGTGCTGGATCTGGCCATCCTGGGCATGGGCGCCGACGGCCACACGGCGTCCCTGTTCCCCGGCACCACCGCCCTCGACGAGCGGCAGCGCCTGTGCGTGCCGGTCACCGTCGAGAAGCTCGGCACCCGCCGTCTCACCCTGACCTATCCGGTGTTTCTGCGGGCCCGCGCCGTGCTGTTCCTGATCGCCGGCGCCGACAAGGCCGATCCGCTGCGCGCCGTGCTGGACGGCCCGGAGCGCCCGCGTGATCTGCCCAGCCAGGTGATCATCCGCCGGCCCGCCGGCTCTGTTAGCATCCTGTGCGATCGAACGGCGGCCGACGGGCTCGGCCCAAGGTAA
- a CDS encoding glycoside hydrolase family 15 protein, with protein sequence MPRDLPIGNGRLLINFDDDYRIRDLFYPHVGKENHVGGHVCRFGVFVDGQFAWVEKNHGWSLSLTYEKDTLVTQVECRNEGLGIALSCSDCVDFHASLFVRRVVVKNLRDDAREIRVFFHQDLRIGDTDVGDTAAYDPESQAVVHYKGDRYFLANLSLNGTPGVRYWAVGQKGQPGKDGTWRDAEDDGNLSGSPIAQGAVDSVIATRTIIPGRGSAEVYYWIAVGPRWKGSWEGVCELNQKVVERGPGAYLDRTRNYWKLWAGKEPLEFFNLPPSVIDLYKRSLLILRTQIDNRGAVIAANDTDITAFARDTYSYLWPRDGALVSHALDLAGHQEPPRRFFEFCADALMPDGYLLHKYQPDGTLGSSWHPWAAVGPDGIMRPQLPIQEDETALVLWALWRHFRRYRDVEDIQSLYGRLVKKAAQFMVRYRDPRTKLPLPSYDLWEERRGVMTFTCASVIGGLHGAAEFAYIFGETALATQYEQAAQEIRQGMDQYLWRPELGRFARMVQFDSNGQITVDGTIDASLYGAFAFGAYPADDPRVEATMKAVRDRLWCKTDVGGVARYENDYYHQVSNDTTQVPGNPWFICTLWLAQYEIARAKTGADLDRALEYLAWVEKRRLPSGVLAEQVHPFTGVPLSVAPLTWSHATVVSVVQEYLDRAEELNLPVPGTSRRFRKLRGYEREEPVIAVNVNSPSAAEPEKKGS encoded by the coding sequence ATGCCGCGCGATCTTCCCATTGGTAACGGCCGACTGCTGATCAACTTCGACGACGACTATCGCATCCGCGATCTGTTCTATCCGCACGTCGGCAAGGAGAACCACGTCGGCGGCCACGTCTGTCGGTTCGGCGTCTTCGTCGACGGCCAGTTCGCGTGGGTGGAAAAGAACCACGGCTGGAGCCTCAGCCTCACGTATGAAAAGGACACCCTGGTCACCCAGGTGGAATGTCGCAACGAAGGCCTCGGCATCGCCCTGTCCTGTTCGGACTGCGTGGACTTCCACGCCTCGTTGTTCGTGCGCCGGGTGGTGGTGAAGAACCTGCGCGACGACGCCCGGGAGATCCGCGTGTTCTTCCACCAGGATCTGCGCATCGGCGACACCGACGTCGGCGACACCGCTGCTTACGATCCCGAATCGCAGGCGGTGGTTCACTACAAGGGCGATCGCTATTTTCTGGCCAATTTATCGCTGAACGGCACGCCGGGCGTCCGTTACTGGGCGGTGGGACAGAAGGGACAGCCGGGCAAGGACGGCACCTGGCGCGACGCCGAAGACGACGGCAACCTGAGCGGCAGCCCCATCGCCCAGGGCGCGGTGGATTCGGTGATCGCCACCCGCACCATCATCCCCGGCCGTGGCTCCGCCGAGGTTTACTACTGGATCGCCGTCGGGCCGCGCTGGAAAGGTTCGTGGGAAGGCGTCTGCGAGCTGAATCAGAAGGTGGTCGAACGCGGCCCCGGCGCCTATCTGGATCGCACGCGCAACTACTGGAAGCTGTGGGCGGGCAAGGAGCCGCTGGAATTTTTCAACCTGCCGCCGTCGGTGATCGATCTCTACAAGCGTTCGCTGCTGATCCTGCGGACGCAGATCGACAACCGCGGCGCGGTGATCGCCGCCAACGACACCGACATCACCGCCTTCGCTCGCGACACGTACTCGTACCTGTGGCCGCGCGACGGGGCGCTGGTCTCGCACGCGCTGGATCTGGCCGGCCACCAGGAACCGCCGCGGCGATTCTTCGAGTTCTGCGCCGACGCGCTGATGCCCGACGGCTACCTGCTGCACAAGTACCAGCCGGACGGCACGCTGGGATCGTCGTGGCACCCCTGGGCGGCGGTCGGCCCGGACGGCATCATGCGCCCGCAGCTGCCCATCCAGGAAGACGAGACGGCGCTGGTGCTGTGGGCGCTGTGGCGGCACTTCCGCCGCTACCGCGACGTCGAAGACATCCAGAGCCTTTACGGCCGGCTGGTGAAGAAGGCGGCGCAGTTCATGGTGCGCTACCGCGATCCGCGCACCAAGCTGCCGCTGCCCAGTTACGATCTGTGGGAAGAACGACGCGGGGTGATGACCTTCACCTGCGCATCGGTGATCGGCGGGCTGCACGGCGCCGCCGAGTTCGCCTACATTTTTGGGGAAACCGCGCTGGCCACGCAGTATGAACAAGCCGCGCAGGAGATCCGCCAGGGCATGGACCAGTACTTATGGCGTCCGGAGCTGGGGCGGTTCGCCCGCATGGTCCAGTTCGACTCCAACGGCCAGATCACCGTGGACGGAACCATCGACGCGTCTTTGTACGGCGCCTTCGCATTTGGAGCGTATCCGGCCGACGATCCGCGCGTAGAAGCCACCATGAAGGCCGTGCGCGATCGCCTGTGGTGCAAGACCGACGTGGGCGGCGTGGCTCGGTACGAAAACGACTATTATCACCAGGTCTCGAACGACACGACCCAAGTTCCCGGCAATCCCTGGTTCATCTGCACGCTGTGGCTGGCGCAGTACGAGATCGCCCGCGCCAAGACCGGCGCTGACCTCGACCGCGCGCTGGAGTACCTGGCCTGGGTGGAAAAACGCCGCCTGCCATCCGGCGTGCTGGCCGAGCAGGTGCACCCGTTCACCGGTGTGCCACTGTCGGTGGCGCCGCTGACCTGGTCACACGCCACGGTGGTCAGCGTGGTGCAGGAGTATCTTGATCGGGCCGAAGAATTGAACCTGCCCGTGCCGGGGACCTCGCGCCGCTTCCGCAAGCTGCGCGGGTACGAACGCGAGGAACCGGTCATCGCCGTCAACGTCAACAGTCCATCGGCGGCGGAACCCGAGAAAAAAGGATCGTGA